In a single window of the Tellurirhabdus bombi genome:
- the mce gene encoding methylmalonyl-CoA epimerase — protein sequence MLTNVEHIGIAVKNIASSNELFARLLGAEPYKSEAVESEGVATSFFRVKDTKIELLEATREDSPIAKFIEKRGEGVHHIAFEVDDLRVEIERLSLLGFTFLSETPKKGADNKMVVFLHPKSTNGVLVELCQEIK from the coding sequence ATGCTGACCAACGTAGAACATATTGGCATAGCCGTTAAAAACATAGCGTCTTCTAACGAATTATTTGCCAGGCTTTTGGGCGCGGAGCCTTACAAGTCGGAAGCCGTCGAATCGGAAGGGGTGGCTACGTCGTTTTTCAGGGTGAAGGACACAAAAATCGAACTGCTCGAAGCGACTCGGGAGGATAGCCCGATTGCCAAATTCATCGAAAAACGCGGGGAAGGTGTTCATCACATTGCGTTTGAAGTGGATGATCTGCGCGTTGAAATTGAACGGCTGAGCTTACTGGGCTTTACGTTTCTGAGCGAGACACCGAAAAAAGGAGCGGACAACAAAATGGTCGTTTTTCTGCATCCGAAAAGCACAAATGGCGTATTAGTTGAGTTATGTCAAGAGATAAAGTAA
- a CDS encoding HesB/IscA family protein: protein MVSVTDKAKDKIIELRQKDGLTENYAIRVAVQGGGCSGLMYDLQFDTAQQATDHIIEDKGIKIYVDRKSLLYLAGTELDFSDGLNGKGFQFRNPNASRTCGCGESFAV from the coding sequence ATGGTTTCTGTTACTGACAAAGCGAAAGATAAAATTATTGAACTCCGCCAGAAAGATGGCCTGACGGAAAATTACGCCATTCGCGTAGCCGTTCAGGGCGGAGGCTGCTCTGGCCTGATGTATGATCTTCAGTTCGATACGGCGCAGCAAGCCACCGATCATATTATTGAAGACAAAGGAATTAAAATTTATGTCGACCGCAAGAGCCTGCTGTATCTAGCTGGTACTGAGCTAGATTTCTCCGATGGCTTGAATGGCAAAGGCTTCCAGTTCAGGAATCCAAATGCGTCTCGCACGTGC